The Cinclus cinclus chromosome 3, bCinCin1.1, whole genome shotgun sequence genome has a window encoding:
- the GNMT gene encoding glycine N-methyltransferase isoform X2: MVDSVYRTRSLGVAAEGLPDQYADGQAARVWQLYIGDTRSRTAEYRSWLLALLRQHRCRSVLDVACGTGVDSIMLLEEGFQVTSVDASDKMLKYALKERWERRKEEPFDRWVIEEANWLTLEKDLEKPGDGFDAVICLGNSFAHLPDFKGDMVRPGGVLVIDHRNYDHILATGCAPPGKNIYYKSDLTKDITTSVLLVNNKAHMVTLDYTVQVPPTEAGADPELSKFRLSYYPHRLEAFTALLKGAFQGKCQHSVLGDFQPYTPGQAHVPCYFIHVVKKTG; encoded by the exons aTGGTGGACAGCGTGTACCGGACGCGGTCGCTGGGAGTCGCGGCGGAGGGGCTGCCGGATCAATACGCGGACGGGCAGGCGGCCCGCGTGTGGCAGCTGTACATCGGGGACACGCGGAGCCGCACGGCCGAGTACCGCAGCTGGCTCCTGGCGCTGCTCCGCCAGCACCGCTGCCGCTCCGTCCTCGACGTGGCCTGCGGCACCGG GGTGGACTCCATCATGCTGCTCGAGGAGGGCTTCCAGGTCACCAGCGTCGATGCCAGCGACAAGATGCTCAAGTACGCGCTGAAGGAGCGCTGGGAGCGGCGCAAGGAGGAGCCCTTCGACCGATGGG TCATCGAGGAGGCCAACTGGCTCACActggagaaggacctggagaAGCCAGGGGATGGGTTTGATGCAGTCATCTGCCTCGGGAACTCCTTTGCACACTTGCCTGACTTCAAAGGTGA CATGGTGCGGCCCGGGGGCGTCCTGGTCATTGACCACCGCAACTACGATCACATCCTGGCCACGGGCTGCGCGCCACCGGGCAAGAACATCTACTACAAG AGTGACTTGACCAAGGACATCACCACCTCAGTGCTGCTGGTAAACAACAAGGCACATATGGTGACCCTGGACTACACGGTGCAGGTCCCCCCCACTGAGGCGGGGGCAGATCCGGAGCTGAG CAAGTTTCGGCTCTCGTACTACCCGCACCGGCTGGAGGccttcacagctctgctgaaaggTGCATTCCAGGGAAAGTGCCAGCACAGCGTCCTGGGTGACTTCCAGCCCTACACACCGGGACAGGCCCACGTGCCCTGCTACTTCATCCACGTCGTGAAGAAGACAGGCTGA
- the GNMT gene encoding glycine N-methyltransferase isoform X1 has protein sequence MVDSVYRTRSLGVAAEGLPDQYADGQAARVWQLYIGDTRSRTAEYRSWLLALLRQHRCRSVLDVACGTGVDSIMLLEEGFQVTSVDASDKMLKYALKERWERRKEEPFDRWVIEEANWLTLEKDLEKPGDGFDAVICLGNSFAHLPDFKGDQSDHKLALRNIASMVRPGGVLVIDHRNYDHILATGCAPPGKNIYYKSDLTKDITTSVLLVNNKAHMVTLDYTVQVPPTEAGADPELSKFRLSYYPHRLEAFTALLKGAFQGKCQHSVLGDFQPYTPGQAHVPCYFIHVVKKTG, from the exons aTGGTGGACAGCGTGTACCGGACGCGGTCGCTGGGAGTCGCGGCGGAGGGGCTGCCGGATCAATACGCGGACGGGCAGGCGGCCCGCGTGTGGCAGCTGTACATCGGGGACACGCGGAGCCGCACGGCCGAGTACCGCAGCTGGCTCCTGGCGCTGCTCCGCCAGCACCGCTGCCGCTCCGTCCTCGACGTGGCCTGCGGCACCGG GGTGGACTCCATCATGCTGCTCGAGGAGGGCTTCCAGGTCACCAGCGTCGATGCCAGCGACAAGATGCTCAAGTACGCGCTGAAGGAGCGCTGGGAGCGGCGCAAGGAGGAGCCCTTCGACCGATGGG TCATCGAGGAGGCCAACTGGCTCACActggagaaggacctggagaAGCCAGGGGATGGGTTTGATGCAGTCATCTGCCTCGGGAACTCCTTTGCACACTTGCCTGACTTCAAAG GGGACCAGAGTGACCACAAGCTGGCCCTGAGGAACATTGCCAGCATGGTGCGGCCCGGGGGCGTCCTGGTCATTGACCACCGCAACTACGATCACATCCTGGCCACGGGCTGCGCGCCACCGGGCAAGAACATCTACTACAAG AGTGACTTGACCAAGGACATCACCACCTCAGTGCTGCTGGTAAACAACAAGGCACATATGGTGACCCTGGACTACACGGTGCAGGTCCCCCCCACTGAGGCGGGGGCAGATCCGGAGCTGAG CAAGTTTCGGCTCTCGTACTACCCGCACCGGCTGGAGGccttcacagctctgctgaaaggTGCATTCCAGGGAAAGTGCCAGCACAGCGTCCTGGGTGACTTCCAGCCCTACACACCGGGACAGGCCCACGTGCCCTGCTACTTCATCCACGTCGTGAAGAAGACAGGCTGA